DNA sequence from the Rhodothermales bacterium genome:
TTCGCGAGTGTGTACCTCGAGGCCGAGGGGCAGCTCGGCGGCCGCGTCTCGACGGAGGCGCTCGATCACTACGCCGCGTCGGGGTTCACGCCGCCCGCCGATGCGCCGGCGCCCGACCATGTGGCCGTCGAGCTGGCGTTCATGAGCCGCCTCAGCGCCTTCAGGGCCGAAGCGCTGAAGGCCGGGGCCCAGCCGGCGGCGGACCGCTGGGGCGAGCGTCTGCAGGCGTTTATGACCGACCACGTCCTCCACTGGATGCCCATCTTTCTCCTCTCGCTGCGCCGGCAGGAAGACGACCGCTACGCCGTGCTGGCCGACATGCTGCTGGAGGTGGTGCTGGATCATCATGCCGCGCTGCCGCCCGTCTCCCCGGCGGCGCAGGCCCGGCCCGAGGCGCCGGACCTCATGGCGCGTCCCGAAACCACCCTCAAGGACATCGCGGTCTATGTCACCCGCCCGGTCTGGTCCGGCCTTTTTGTGGCGCGGGACGACATCGGCCGGCTGGGCCGCACGCTGGGCGCCCCGATCGGGTTCGGCGATCGCGGCCAGATCATGACCAACCTGTTTCGTTCGGCCGTTTCCTACGACCGGCTGAACGCGCTGCTCGATGCGCTCCGGTATCTGGTCGACAGCCAGCGCTTCGCGCTGGAAGCCATCTCGGAAGCCTACCCGACGCAGGGCGTTGCCGACGCCGTCACGCCGTGGGTCGAACGCCTCCGCGGCACCTCCCGGCTCATCGATGCGCTGGCCTCGGGCGCGCGGCAACTGGAGCAGGGGGGGTAGCCGGCACGATCGTCCGTCGACGCGGGCCTCAATGTGGCGCCTCGCCATCTTGCGGCGATCAGTCGGTCAACGTCGCCGCCGGCTCCTCCGCCCCGATCCCGTACGGCTCGTTTTCCGGTAAACCCTGGATGCGGCGCACGGCCCGATAGGGGCTGAGGAGGATATGATCCCGACCGATGCGATCGGCCAGTCCGGAGCGCTGGAGCACGCCTTCCACCGATCCGTGGAGTCCCGTGAAGTACATCTCGATCTCGTGCCGGCTCAGGTTTTCCAGGATGCTGAAGAGCGCCGAAACGGCGGTCGTGTCGAGGTCGTTGACCGAGCTTGCGTCGATCACGACGGCCCGGATCCGGTGCGACGCGGGATCGCACTTGGAGAGGATGAGATCTTTCAGGAAGTCGGCGTTCGCATACGAAAACGAGGCGTCGACGCGGAGGATGAGGATGCCCTCGATCTCGGTCGCCTCCGGATAGAGGTCCACGTCGCGGAACGAACGCGTGCCGGGGAGGTGGCCGAGGATGGCGAAGTTGGGCCGGCTGATGCGGTACATGATGGCGACGACTGACGCCGCGATGCCCACCAGGATGCCGGGCTCCAGCCCGAAAACGAGCGTCACCAGAAACGTCATCACTGCCAGGTGCCCGTCGGTGCGCTTCATCCGGTAGAGATGACGAAGCTCCTTCACGTTGATCATCCCGAAGGCCGCCACCATGATGATGGACGCCAGGATGGGGATGGGCAGGTAGTAGAGGAGCGGGGTCAGCACCAGCAGCGTCAGCACGATGAGGGAAGCCGCCACGGCGTTCGAGGCCCGGGTTTTGCCGCCAGACTGCTCGTTGACCGCCGTCCGGCTAAAGCTGCCCGAGATGGGGTAACTCTGGAAGAA
Encoded proteins:
- a CDS encoding molecular chaperone TorD family protein, with translation MNADAMERARSLAYDVLGRWLSGAVDEALWQDMRGLFWQDADAAFNEDEEAARYQRFIGFNVLPFASVYLEAEGQLGGRVSTEALDHYAASGFTPPADAPAPDHVAVELAFMSRLSAFRAEALKAGAQPAADRWGERLQAFMTDHVLHWMPIFLLSLRRQEDDRYAVLADMLLEVVLDHHAALPPVSPAAQARPEAPDLMARPETTLKDIAVYVTRPVWSGLFVARDDIGRLGRTLGAPIGFGDRGQIMTNLFRSAVSYDRLNALLDALRYLVDSQRFALEAISEAYPTQGVADAVTPWVERLRGTSRLIDALASGARQLEQGG